A single Spiroplasma floricola 23-6 DNA region contains:
- the mobL gene encoding relaxase MobL, protein MDTPFSEYKNFKSPVIFKIKPKDKLGKARSDISKRIEYYYSGKAQKNKKTKNRTYLDYITRDDAIYKLNLTNDELIDLDKLRKTNSKEYFKKLEYLKTVKEEVTGVWSKEGLANNKRLEEIKSNLLKINQEKQFVWDTVISFESAFVEKYKIYSPEIVHEVLKDRIDMLFKSKGINSDKMEWFFAFHKNTDNPHVHLLFFEKEPTRFSKEYEPKYHFDKDLLEDFRFRFATDLILKKQHIEYKDFMKSRGNLVNHFKQSLKEPIIWQNSSWMDVKEIYNDLTNDYEKIVYEINKYNYENNRAKFRKVNSLKYNFLNKTEKQRINKIIDHILKNDKNINQEYKTYVKNLEGYQNAVNEINNNKDTKFMYESLYGKDGLYSRIGNRILYAIKRNMDISKKGIIPAKYYPKIRKIRISIIGDLLIKISKLIKVMNNYVSFEANKTEEIFKERERAKN, encoded by the coding sequence ATGGATACACCCTTTAGCGAATATAAAAATTTTAAATCTCCTGTAATTTTTAAAATAAAACCAAAAGATAAGTTGGGAAAAGCTAGAAGTGATATTTCTAAAAGAATAGAATATTATTATTCTGGAAAAGCTCAAAAAAATAAGAAAACTAAAAATAGAACTTATTTAGATTACATAACACGAGATGATGCTATTTATAAATTAAATTTAACTAATGATGAATTAATAGATTTAGATAAATTAAGAAAAACTAATTCAAAAGAATATTTTAAAAAATTAGAATATTTAAAAACTGTAAAAGAAGAAGTAACTGGAGTTTGAAGTAAAGAAGGATTAGCAAATAATAAAAGATTAGAAGAAATTAAATCTAATTTATTAAAAATAAATCAAGAAAAACAATTTGTATGAGATACAGTTATTTCTTTTGAGTCTGCTTTTGTTGAAAAATACAAAATATATTCTCCTGAAATTGTTCATGAAGTTCTAAAAGATAGAATAGATATGCTCTTTAAATCTAAAGGTATTAACTCAGATAAAATGGAGTGATTTTTTGCTTTTCATAAAAATACTGACAATCCTCATGTGCATTTGTTATTCTTCGAAAAAGAACCTACAAGATTCTCAAAAGAGTATGAACCTAAATATCATTTTGATAAAGACCTTTTAGAAGATTTTAGATTTAGATTTGCAACTGATTTAATTTTAAAAAAGCAACATATAGAATATAAAGACTTTATGAAAAGCAGAGGAAATCTTGTAAATCATTTTAAACAAAGTTTAAAAGAACCAATAATTTGACAAAACTCTTCTTGAATGGATGTAAAAGAGATCTACAATGATTTAACAAATGACTATGAAAAAATAGTATATGAAATTAATAAATATAATTATGAAAATAATAGAGCTAAATTTAGAAAAGTAAATTCCTTAAAATACAATTTTTTAAATAAAACAGAAAAACAAAGAATTAATAAGATTATCGATCATATTTTAAAAAATGACAAAAATATTAATCAAGAGTATAAAACTTATGTAAAAAATTTAGAAGGTTATCAAAATGCAGTCAATGAGATAAATAATAATAAAGATACTAAATTCATGTATGAGTCACTTTATGGTAAGGATGGACTGTACTCAAGAATAGGAAATAGAATTTTATATGCAATAAAAAGAAATATGGATATATCAAAAAAAGGTATTATTCCAGCAAAGTATTATCCCAAAATAAGAAAAATAAGAATCTCTATCATAGGTGATTTATTGATTAAAATTTCTAAGTTAATAAAAGTTATGAATAACTATGTTTCATTTGAAGCAAATAAAACAGAAGAAATATTTAAAGAAAGAGAAAGAGCTAAGAATTAG
- a CDS encoding type IV secretory system conjugative DNA transfer family protein has translation MHKISKKKRWLVTTIFFLIGLIILISLFLLIKHEIIKVKLLIKYKNFLLIPFIALVGWYFYITWKIIFDNKSKRAVKNVDTNKIKDFGLARWMHNETEISNLNKQEKTLKEFHHYFGCDTKKCCKPKKEIIKKAAWVINCQYRTKDKNTLVAPPLAKDFEYYDGENNILDTEKYLKSLIKWESEISKHHFKYNIVYHTLEKLHLLVMGSTGSGKTQKLIFPGIIRNAFLNNSEQPTMVITDPKGEIYEQTSGILESQGYDVKVLNFRDTTTSYSWNPLYISWKYRKEAINYRKEYTFVKTFTNLVTVKEYINKEVIELNNSQTQLLCSIHDTKNCIDCVENFEKEILNSGWEKGEEIKLYVSNARFHINEYDFEIKVENHIKNLKSLSEKEIMNLASIIIQTSNNGDPFWVNASRTFFIGIAVIMLEIMDKNQDALPLEKFNIVNIIKMMDETNFEEWIEKFKDVKNKDGEDSFGLNQILTVVNSSEQTQKSIITTAKAETTLYTFTSVQGMLCSTQNLINMEEIAYGEKPTILYLIVPDDDKTFHPLVACFVDQLYKTSVKVATNNKVSGRLKEATLSRQIQFYLDEFGNFPKIPTFAQMITVARSRNIFFMLILQDYGQLKTAYGETESQTIKFNCNASIYIRTNDSSTADELSKEYGEKPIVAFNINDKFNRVEKKDYKNKKEKETTNVTTVPLIRGNEILNLDDNFMIVKKSGKNPALVHSIYSYKVKKFKEYMSYKRSFVPSNAINYKKNHYFNFIDNDYEEWINYIGADKELAEWESLNNLDTLEIENNLDFNNSSIEDYHNYNYKSLLEEQNKNIVLQKQNIKSKHLKEIVQQVEENEELDDENEELTSMFYDIEEKFRNKKSMRDQIEKNYFKLEKIKESYYKYCNLLPNEMTTKQKQEYNSLYEQQLKIAEENKKILERCKNSKY, from the coding sequence ATGCATAAGATTTCAAAAAAGAAAAGATGATTAGTTACAACAATTTTCTTTCTTATTGGTTTGATTATATTAATTAGTCTATTTTTACTAATTAAACATGAAATAATAAAAGTTAAACTTTTAATAAAATATAAAAATTTTCTACTTATTCCTTTTATTGCTTTAGTTGGATGATACTTTTATATAACTTGAAAAATAATATTTGATAATAAATCAAAAAGAGCTGTAAAAAATGTTGATACAAATAAAATTAAGGATTTTGGACTTGCAAGATGAATGCACAATGAAACAGAAATAAGTAATTTAAATAAACAAGAAAAAACCTTAAAAGAATTTCACCATTATTTTGGTTGTGATACTAAAAAATGTTGCAAACCTAAAAAAGAAATAATAAAAAAAGCTGCTTGAGTTATAAATTGTCAGTATCGAACAAAAGATAAAAATACTCTTGTTGCTCCTCCATTAGCTAAAGACTTTGAATATTATGATGGAGAGAACAATATTTTAGATACTGAGAAATATTTAAAGAGTTTAATAAAATGAGAATCAGAAATTAGCAAACATCATTTTAAATATAACATTGTATATCATACTTTAGAAAAACTTCATTTATTAGTAATGGGTTCAACAGGTAGTGGTAAAACTCAAAAACTTATTTTTCCTGGTATTATTAGAAATGCTTTTTTAAATAACAGTGAACAACCAACAATGGTAATTACTGACCCTAAGGGAGAAATTTATGAACAAACTAGTGGAATACTTGAATCTCAAGGCTATGATGTCAAAGTATTAAATTTTAGAGATACTACAACAAGTTATTCATGAAATCCTTTATACATTAGTTGAAAATATAGAAAAGAAGCTATTAATTATAGAAAAGAATATACTTTTGTTAAAACATTTACGAATTTAGTTACTGTAAAAGAATATATAAATAAAGAAGTAATTGAGTTAAATAATTCTCAAACTCAATTATTGTGTTCAATTCATGATACTAAAAACTGTATTGACTGTGTTGAAAACTTTGAAAAAGAAATATTGAATAGTGGTTGAGAAAAGGGAGAAGAAATAAAATTATATGTTTCAAATGCTAGATTTCATATAAATGAATATGACTTTGAAATAAAAGTAGAGAATCATATTAAAAATTTAAAATCCTTATCAGAAAAAGAGATAATGAACTTAGCAAGTATTATTATTCAAACTTCTAATAATGGAGATCCTTTTTGAGTTAATGCATCAAGAACCTTTTTTATAGGAATAGCAGTTATTATGTTAGAAATTATGGATAAAAATCAAGATGCTTTACCTTTAGAAAAATTCAATATTGTAAATATAATCAAAATGATGGATGAAACAAATTTTGAAGAATGAATAGAGAAATTTAAAGATGTAAAAAATAAAGATGGAGAAGACTCTTTTGGATTAAACCAAATTCTTACAGTAGTTAATTCAAGTGAACAAACTCAAAAATCAATTATAACAACAGCTAAAGCAGAAACAACTCTTTATACTTTTACAAGTGTTCAGGGAATGTTATGTAGTACACAAAACTTAATAAATATGGAAGAAATAGCTTATGGAGAAAAACCAACAATTTTATATTTAATTGTCCCTGACGATGATAAAACATTTCATCCTTTAGTAGCATGCTTTGTAGATCAATTATATAAAACTTCAGTTAAAGTAGCTACAAATAATAAAGTTAGTGGTAGATTAAAAGAAGCTACATTATCTAGACAAATTCAGTTTTATTTAGATGAATTTGGTAACTTTCCTAAAATACCAACTTTTGCACAAATGATTACTGTAGCTAGAAGTAGAAATATTTTCTTTATGTTAATTTTGCAAGATTATGGTCAATTAAAAACTGCTTATGGAGAAACTGAATCACAAACCATTAAATTTAACTGTAATGCAAGTATTTATATTAGAACTAATGATTCATCAACTGCAGATGAGTTATCAAAAGAATATGGAGAAAAACCAATTGTAGCTTTTAATATTAATGATAAGTTTAATAGAGTAGAAAAAAAAGATTATAAAAATAAAAAAGAAAAGGAAACTACTAATGTTACAACTGTTCCTTTAATTAGGGGAAATGAAATATTAAATTTAGATGATAATTTTATGATAGTTAAAAAAAGTGGTAAAAACCCTGCTTTGGTTCATTCAATATATTCTTATAAAGTTAAAAAGTTTAAAGAGTATATGAGTTATAAACGTAGTTTTGTTCCTTCTAATGCAATCAATTATAAGAAAAATCACTATTTTAATTTTATAGATAATGATTATGAAGAATGAATTAATTATATTGGAGCAGATAAAGAATTAGCAGAATGAGAATCTTTAAATAATTTAGATACTTTAGAAATAGAAAATAACTTGGATTTTAATAATAGTTCAATTGAAGATTATCACAATTATAATTACAAGTCTTTATTAGAAGAGCAAAATAAGAATATAGTTTTGCAAAAGCAAAATATTAAATCAAAACACTTAAAAGAAATAGTTCAGCAAGTAGAAGAAAATGAGGAACTAGATGATGAAAATGAAGAGTTAACTTCAATGTTTTATGACATTGAAGAAAAGTTTAGAAATAAAAAAAGTATGAGAGATCAAATAGAAAAAAATTATTTTAAATTAGAAAAAATTAAAGAAAGTTATTATAAATATTGCAATTTGTTACCAAATGAAATGACTACAAAACAAAAGCAAGAATATAATAGTTTATATGAACAACAGCTGAAAATAGCTGAAGAAAATAAAAAAATACTTGAGAGATGTAAAAACTCAAAATATTAG